A single window of Ananas comosus cultivar F153 linkage group 17, ASM154086v1, whole genome shotgun sequence DNA harbors:
- the LOC109723146 gene encoding tropinone reductase homolog At2g29170-like isoform X9 has product MEETESKKGKERWSLHGMTALVTGGTKGIGYAVVEELLSFGAAVHTCARNETELQSCVERWRGMGYPRVTGSVCDVSSRKQREQLMSEVASLYAGKLNILINNAGTDITKPTTEYTKEDAAHIWATNFESAFHLSQLSHPLLKESGRGSIVFVSFVAGVVAIPYGTPYAGTKGAMNQLAKNLACEWAVDHIRANSVAPWFTRTPLADPAENPKGGIATAHLGGAARGVALGIELVEGGGGGGGGDDDGD; this is encoded by the exons ATGGAGGAAACAGAGAGTAAGAAAGGCAAAGAGAGGTGGTCTCTTCATGGAATGACTGCTCTGGTCACCGGAGGTACCAAAGGAATTGG cTATGCGGTGGTGGAAGAGCTACTGAGCTTCGGGGCGGCAGTCCACACGTGCGCGAGAAATGAGACAGAGCTGCAGTCGTGTGTGGAGAGGTGGAGGGGGATGGGTTACCCGCGAGTGACCGGATCCGTCTGCGACGTTTCGTCGCGGAAGCAGCGCGAGCAGCTCATGAGCGAGGTGGCCTCCCTCTACGCTGGAAAACTCAACATACTT ATAAACAATGCGGGAACAGACATAACAAAACCAACTACAGAGTACACTAAAGAGGATGCTGCGCACATATGGGCCACTAACTTTGAATCAGCCTTTCATCTCAGCCAACTCTCGCATCCTCTCCTGAAGGAATCGGGACGCGGCTCGATCGTCTTCGTCTCCTTCGTCGCCGGCGTTGTTGCGATACCTTACGGAACCCCTTATGCTGGAACTAAgg GAGCAATGAATCAGCTGGCGAAGAATCTAGCGTGTGAGTGGGCAGTGGACCATATTCGTGCTAACAGTGTCGCACCTTGGTTTACGAGAACTCCGCTAGCTGATCCG GCGGAGAATCCGAAGGGAGGAATTGCTACCGCTCACCTTGGAGGAGCCGCGAGGGGAGTCGCCCTCGGAATCGAGCTcgtcgaaggaggaggaggaggaggcggcggcgacgacgatgGCGACTGA
- the LOC109723146 gene encoding tropinone reductase homolog At2g29170-like isoform X8: protein MEETESKKGKERWSLHGMTALVTGGTKGIGYAVVEELLSFGAAVHTCARNETELQSCVERWRGMGYPRVTGSVCDVSSRKQREQLMSEVASLYAGKLNILINNAGTDITKPTTEYTKEDAAHIWATNFESAFHLSQLSHPLLKESGRGSIVFVSFVAGVVAIPYGTPYAGTKGAMNQLAKNLACEWAVDHIRANSVAPWFTRTPLADPSLDEQTLAKIRSRTPLGRIAEPEEVSSAVAFLCLPAASYITGQTITVDGGMTINGFFFN, encoded by the exons ATGGAGGAAACAGAGAGTAAGAAAGGCAAAGAGAGGTGGTCTCTTCATGGAATGACTGCTCTGGTCACCGGAGGTACCAAAGGAATTGG cTATGCGGTGGTGGAAGAGCTACTGAGCTTCGGGGCGGCAGTCCACACGTGCGCGAGAAATGAGACAGAGCTGCAGTCGTGTGTGGAGAGGTGGAGGGGGATGGGTTACCCGCGAGTGACCGGATCCGTCTGCGACGTTTCGTCGCGGAAGCAGCGCGAGCAGCTCATGAGCGAGGTGGCCTCCCTCTACGCTGGAAAACTCAACATACTT ATAAACAATGCGGGAACAGACATAACAAAACCAACTACAGAGTACACTAAAGAGGATGCTGCGCACATATGGGCCACTAACTTTGAATCAGCCTTTCATCTCAGCCAACTCTCGCATCCTCTCCTGAAGGAATCGGGACGCGGCTCGATCGTCTTCGTCTCCTTCGTCGCCGGCGTTGTTGCGATACCTTACGGAACCCCTTATGCTGGAACTAAgg GAGCAATGAATCAGCTGGCGAAGAATCTAGCGTGTGAGTGGGCAGTGGACCATATTCGTGCTAACAGTGTCGCACCTTGGTTTACGAGAACTCCGCTAGCTGATCCG AGTCTTGACGAGCAGACACTGGCGAAGATCAGATCTCGCACGCCGCTCGGGCGAATTGCAGAGCCGGAGGAGGTGTCGTCCGCGGTGGCATTCCTTTGCCTCCCTGCAGCTTCTTATATCACCGGACAAACCATCACCGTCGACGGAGGCATGACGATAAATGGGTTCTTCTTTAATTAG
- the LOC109723146 gene encoding tropinone reductase homolog At5g06060-like isoform X7, with product MEETESKKGKERWSLHGMTALVTGGTKGIGYAVVEELLSFGAAVHTCARNETELQSCVERWRGMGYPRVTGSVCDVSSRKQREQLMSEVASLYAGKLNILVNNAGTNIPKPTTECSEEVAAHIWATNFESAYHLSQLSHSLLKESGCGSIVFVSSVAGVVAIPYGTPYAGTKGAMNQLTKNLACEWAKDHIRANCVAPWFTRTPLVNPFLDKQTLAKIRSRTPLGRIAEAEEVSSAVAFLCLPAASYITGQTVTVDGGVTINGFFFN from the exons ATGGAGGAAACAGAGAGTAAGAAAGGCAAAGAGAGGTGGTCTCTTCATGGAATGACTGCTCTGGTCACCGGAGGTACCAAAGGAATTGG cTATGCGGTGGTGGAAGAGCTACTGAGCTTCGGGGCGGCAGTCCACACGTGCGCGAGAAATGAGACAGAGCTGCAGTCGTGTGTGGAGAGGTGGAGGGGGATGGGTTACCCGCGAGTGACCGGATCCGTCTGCGACGTTTCGTCGCGGAAGCAGCGCGAGCAGCTCATGAGCGAGGTGGCCTCCCTCTACGCTGGAAAACTCAACATACTT GTAAACAACGCCGGAACAAACATACCAAAACCAACTACAGAATGCAGTGAAGAAGTTGCTGCGCACATATGGGCCACTAACTTCGAATCAGCCTATCATCTCAGCCAGCTCTCGCATTCTCTCCTGAAGGAATCGGGATGCGGCTCGATCGTCTTCGTCTCCTCCGTCGCCGGTGTTGTTGCGATACCTTACGGAACCCCTTACGCTGGAACTAAGG GAGCAATGAATCAGCTAACGAAGAATTTAGCGTGTGAGTGGGCGAAGGATCACATTCGGGCTAACTGTGTCGCGCCTTGGTTTACGAGAACTCCGCTAGTGAATCCA TTTCTCGACAAGCAGACACTGGCAAAGATCCGATCTCGCACGCCGCTCGGGCGAattgcggaggcggaggaggtgtCGTCGGCGGTGGCATTCCTTTGCCTCCCTGCAGCTTCTTACATCACCGGGCAAACCGTCACGGTTGATGGAGGCGTGACAATAAATGGGTTTTTCTTTAATTAG